Proteins encoded within one genomic window of Pristiophorus japonicus isolate sPriJap1 chromosome 11, sPriJap1.hap1, whole genome shotgun sequence:
- the dusp27 gene encoding LOW QUALITY PROTEIN: serine/threonine/tyrosine-interacting-like protein 2 (The sequence of the model RefSeq protein was modified relative to this genomic sequence to represent the inferred CDS: deleted 1 base in 1 codon), which produces MDQNWKIVMATSPNTNSEQVVPDENDQDDVLSVQARYLRSPSPSRFSIISDTDTESIFMEPIHLSSAIAATKIINEELKHKEIKVEPMSPKMLESAEQLLVEDLYNRVKVKIDDTSRFNTPCILDIQRALMQKMEAPKELMDEVWPNVFIAEKSATVNKGRLKRLGITHILNAAHGTGVYTTVDFYAGMEIQYLGIEADDFPDFDLSKYFRKAAEFMDEALLTYRGKVMVCSVMGTSRPAALVAAYLMIFHYMTIMEALMTLRKKRPIFPNEGFLTQLRELNENLLTERGQYDDEDDETLSQCSVIEAKAHSISVAEEEAQSIMGAKAHSIMVEEEDTTSLISGSLMSSMAKTSVASKKPTLIDEDEEERIYKEWRAKQGLSPIERANKPREERPKLPEDLDTENNVDWRIREWQNKNAKFQLDPCWPELSGTEDDGGSIIARSRQYVASEQDDTDSVNSLDSELLQQRLEEYLKKPHRARNDSLSTEASTWDMWDERLLEISKKAARGDDRSSLSSFSFGEKRRDPDEESSIFSETSSMFNFCKKNKDKLTPLERWRIKRIQFGWNKKDSKADDENKTEESEEGEGGKVKSLADVNLTAYQSWKLKHQKKLGNENKNEVVNLAKDEDITSKRTKQRRAEVLERSKRTLEESKSLSECDIESSMSGSIPLSIFWSKMSDKSDDAASMLSMQSSGSSMTRPRTATTTMPPLQVNPDATVSLSSIQDWIASVVSEQIAIKQNEIVGTASLLDKNIQQGATGRYTEDDKISLLSMQSGGAFAGSLLGPKAACSTDTQSVLSCSSLSSFKSEGLHSKGKITKTSKPLYSLFADEINLKKLDCKNEEIKSEMKDKMDTYKIEKVLADNKRSTLFKKKKKDESEDEDLVETNSGCFSYSRTDKFDTISNISGNPLCTGTSTPDSATSIHKWLSDVKGVSVDNKTLKYDQIMKKEIKLNRAAYLHESDGGSSSKLQLDATKGSTSSYLTRDVDLKTPLTGSGEYTSRRFASSYESKDYDNKTKLKYSSPSPDLESYSFRRPTADEAGSSTESYSERSSIEMQPSCPDVDLQPSDQSATRSFPRRSRLHSSETELNAYDHDDTLETHAKRTFKQSFATVEEQSSEKGNDSDLENPTAKKGLKSVSKNSSAKDDDEIIAAWRSHQETRIKDKKGVKKNKHNIHWYNRTNK; this is translated from the exons AACTGGAAAATAGTCATGGCAACATCTCCGAATACCAACAGTGAACAAGTTGTTccagatgaaaatgatcaggatgaTGTGCTATCCGTGCAGGCCCGCTATCTCCGCAGTCCATCTCCGAGCAG ATTTTCCATTATATCAGATACCGATACAGAGAGCATCTTCATGGAGCCCATCCATCTCTCATCTGCAATTGCTGCAACTAAGATTATTAATGAAG AGTTGAAACACAAAGAAATAAAAGTTGAGCCAATGTCACCAAAAATGTTGGAGTCAGCTGAGCAgctactggtggaggacctttataacCGGGTGAAAGTGAAGATTGACGACACCAGCAGATTCAACACACCCTGTATCCTGGACATCCAGCGTGCACTGATGCAAAAGATGGAGGCGCCCAAGGAACTAATGGATGAGGTGTGGCCAAATGTCTTCATAGCTGAAAA GAGTGCAACTGTGAATAAGGGTCGGTTGAAACGATTGGGGATCACTCACATCCTTAATGCTGCCCATGGTACAGGTGTATACACCACAGTTGACTTTTACGCAGGAATGGAAATTCAGTACCTTGGAATCGAAGCTGATGACTTCCCTGACTTTGATCTGTCCAAATACTTTCGTAAGGCTGCAGAGTTTATGGATGAAGCACTTCTGACATACAGAG GTAAAGTTATGGTTTGCAGTGTCATGGGAACCAGTCGACCAGCAGCACTTGTGGCAGCCTACCTTATGATCTTCCACTACATGACGATCATGGAGGCATTAATGACTCTACGCAAGAAACGTCCAATCTTCCCAAATGAGGGCTTCTTGACGCAGCTAAGAGAGCTGAATGAAAATCTTTTGACTGAACGTGGCcaatatgatgatgaagatgatgagacTCTAAGTCAATGTTCTGTCATTGAAGCAAAAGCCCATTCTATCTCTGTGGCTGAAGAGGAGGCACAGAGCATCATGGGAGCGAAGGCACATTCTATCATGGTGGAAGAGGAAGACACAACCAGCTTAATTTCTGGCAGTTTAATGAGCTCCATGGCAAAAACAAGTGTCGCTTCCAAAAAACCAACATTAAttgatgaagatgaagaggaaaGGAtctacaaagagtggagagcaaaaCAGGGTTTGTCACCAATAGAACGAGCCAACAAACCAAGAGAGGAGAGACCCAAACTTCCTGAAGATCTTGACACAGAGAATAATGTTGATTGGCGAATTAGGGAATGGCAAAATAAAAATGCAAAGTTTCAGTTGGATCCATGTTGGCCTGAACTGAGCGGCACTGAAGACGATGGAGGATCCATTATTGCAAGAAGCAGACAATATGTTGCCAGTGAACAAGATGACACAGATAGTGTTAACAGTCTTGATAGTGAGCTTCTTCAACAACGTCTGGAAGAGTATTTAAAAAAGCCACATAGAGCTCGAAATGACTCCTTATCCACTGAGGCAAGCACTTGGGACATGTGGGATGAACGATTACTTGAGATCAGCAAGAAAGCTGCAAGAGGTGATGACAGGAGTAGTCTGTCTTCCTTTAGCTTCGGTGAAAAAAGGAGAGACCCAGATGAAGAGAGTTCTATATTCTCAGAAACTAGCTCTATGTTCAACTTCTGCAAGAAGAACAAAGACAAATTGACCCCTCTAGAAAGGTGGCGTATCAAACGGATACAATTTGGATGGAATAAAAAAGATTCTAAAGCAGATGATGAGAATAAAACTGAAGaaagtgaggagggggagggaggaaaagtAAAATCACTTGCCGATGTCAACCTGACAGCCTATCAGAGCTGGAAGTTGAAACATCAGAAAAAGCTGGGCAATGAAAACAAAAATGAGGTAGTTAATTTGgccaaagatgaagatattacatcCAAGAGAACTAAACAAAGGCGTGCTGAGGTCTTGGAACGCTCCAAACGGACATTGGAAGAGAGTAAATCCTTATCTGAGTGTGACATAGAGAGTTCCATGAGTGGAAGCATTCCACTGTCTATTTTCTGGTCCAAAATGTCTGACAAAAGTGATGATGCTGCTTCTATGTTAAGCATGCAGAGTAGTGGCTCTTCAATGACCAGACCCAGAACTGCCACAACTACTATGCCACCTTTGCAAGTAAATCCTGATGCTACTGTTTCGCTTTCGAGCATTCAGGATTGGATTGCTTCTGTGGTTAGTGAACAAATTGCAATAAAGCAAAATGAGATCGTAGGTACTGCCTCATTATTGGACAAAAACATCCAGCAAGGGGCCACTGGAAGATACACAGAAGATGACAAGATTTCACTTCTCAGCATGCAAAGTGGAGGTGCCTTTGCAGGTTCGCTGCTGGGGCCTAAAGCAGCATGCAGCACAGACACTCAATCCGTCTTATCATGCAGCAGTCTGTCTAGCTTCAAGTCTGAAGGCTTGCATTCAAAAGGGAAGATTACAAAAACAAGCAAACCACTATATAGCTTGTTTGCAGATGAAATTAATCTTAAAAAATTGGACTGCAAGAATGAAGAGATTAAAAGTGAGATGAAAGATAAAATGGATACATACAAAATAGAAAAGGTCCTTGCAGACAATAAACGCAGCACATTGTTTAAAAAGAAGAAGAAAGATGAAAGTGAAGATGAAGATTTGGTTGAAACAAATTCAGGATGCTTTTCCTATTCgagaacagataaatttgacacaatATCTAATATTTCAGGTAATCCTTTATGCACAGGCACCAGTACACCAGATTCAGCTACCAGTATACATAAATGGCTTAGTGATGTTAAGGGAGTATCTGTTGACAACAAAACCTTAAAATATGACCAGATTATGAAAAAAGAAATAAAGCTCAATAGGGCTGCTTACCTCCATGAATCTGATGGTGGATCATCGTCAAAACTCCAACTGGATGCAACAAAAGGTTCAACTTCATCATATCTTACAAGAGATGTTGATTTGAAAACACCATTGACAGGCTCAGGAGAATATACGTCTAGAAGATTTGCTTCTTCCTATGAATCAAAAGATTATGACAATAAAACTAAGCTGAAATATTCTTCCCCATCACCTGATTTGGAATCCTATAGTTTCCGAAGACCAACAGCTGATGAAGCTGGTAGTTCCACAGAATCGTACTCTGAAAGGTCCTCCATTGAAATGCAGCCTTCATGTCCAGATGTGGATTTGCAGCCATCTGACCAATCAGCTACTCGTTCTTTCCCCAGGAGATCTCGGTTGCACAGTTCAGAGACAGAACTAAatgcctatgatcatgatgataCCCTGGAGACGCATGCAAAGAGAACATTTAAGCAGAGTTTTGCAACTGTAGAGGAACAGAGCAGTGAAAAAGGTAATGACAGTGACCTTGAGAATCCTACAGCAAAGAAAGGTTTGAAGTCTGTATCAAAAAACAGCAGTGCTAAAGATGATGATGAAATTATAGCTGCTTGGAGGAGTCATCAGGAAACCAGAATCAAGGAT AAAAAAGGCGTCAAAAAGAATAAACACAATATTCACTGGTACAATAGAACTAATAAATGA